The Rhinoraja longicauda isolate Sanriku21f chromosome 15, sRhiLon1.1, whole genome shotgun sequence genome includes a region encoding these proteins:
- the LOC144600690 gene encoding gap junction beta-1 protein-like has translation MNWPVFYTVLVGVNRHSTGIGRVWLSVLFIFRIMVLVVAAESVWGDEKTGFTCNTQQPGCNSVCYDQFFPISHIRLWALQLILVSTPALLVAMHVAHKHHVEKKALRLRQMAGEVGGGEVDVERVARRRVHIAGSLWWTYVLSIVFRVIFEVAFLYIFYWIYPGFRMIRLVKCDAFPCPNTVDCFVSRPTEKTIFTVFMLVVSGVCVLLNLAEVGYLVTKACVRMCQDKERRSS, from the coding sequence ATGAACTGGCCAGTCTTCTACACCGTCCTGGTGGGGGTGAACAGGCACTCGACTGGCATCGGGCGGGTCTGGCTGTCTGTCCTGTTCATCTTCAGGATCATGGTGTTGGTGGTGGCCGCAGAGAGCGTGTGGGGGGACGAGAAGACCGGCTTCACCTGCAACACCCAGCAGCCCGGCTGCAACAGCGTCTGCTACGACCAGTTCTTCCCCATCTCCCACATCAGGCTGTGGGCCCTGCAGCTGATCCTGGTGTCCACCCCTGCCCTGCTGGTGGCCATGCACGTCGCCCACAAGCACCACGTGGAGAAGAAGGCCCTCCGGCTCAGGCAGATGGCCGGGGAGGTGGGGGGCGGCGAGGTGGACGTGGAGAGGGTGGCCAGGAGGAGGGTGCACATCGCCGGCTCTCTCTGGTGGACCTACGTGCTCAGCATCGTCTTCAGGGTGATCTTCGAGGTGGCATTCCTGTACATCTTCTACTGGATCTACCCGGGCTTCAGGATGATCCGCCTGGTCAAGTGCGACGCCTTCCCCTGCCCCAACACGGTGGACTGCTTCGTGTCCAGGCCCACCGAGAAGACCATCTTCACCGTCTTCATGCTGGTGGTCTCGGGCGTGTGCGTGCTGCTGAACCTTGCAGAGGTGGGCTACCTGGTCACCAAGGCTTGTGTGAGGATGTGTCAGGACAAAGAGAGGAGATCGA